A region of Esox lucius isolate fEsoLuc1 chromosome 3, fEsoLuc1.pri, whole genome shotgun sequence DNA encodes the following proteins:
- the shhb gene encoding tiggy-winkle hedgehog protein produces the protein MDVMLILIRIALLGFVCLFLASPGLACGPGRGYGKRRHPKKLKPLAYKQFIPNVAEKTLGASGKYEGKITRNSERFKDLTPNYNPDIIFKDEENTNADRLMTQRCKDKLNSLAISVMNQWPGVKLRVTEGWDEDGHHFEESLHYEGRAVDITTSDRDKSKYGMLSRLAVEAGFDWVNYESKAHIHCSVKAENSVAAKSGGCFPGSASVLLDDGRKKLVQELEFGDKVLAADKEGNIVSSDFLMFIDRDTTTRREFYVFETEKPSRKLRLTPAHLVFVTNNITDSEMTAVFASNVQPGQRVFVVDEALNRLKAVTVERIYVEEYEGSYAPITSQGTIIIDHVLASCYAVIEDHKWAHWAFAPVRLGHALMSLTGLVKERKDLLQSDGIHWYTEVLYRIGTLLLDKNSFHPLGMLQS, from the exons ATGGACGTGATGCTGATATTGATAAGAATTGCGCTTCTGGGTTTCGTCTGCCTGTTCCTTGCATCCCCCGGGTTGGCCTGTGGTCCAGGCAGGGGGTATGGAAAACGAAGACATCCGAAAAAACTGAAGCCTTTGGCTTACAAGCAGTTTATTCCCAACGTGGCGGAAAAGACCCTTGGGGCCAGTGGTAAATACGAAGGGAAGATCACAAGGAACTCTGAAAGATTTAAAGATCTGACACCAAACTACAATCCGGACATTATTTTTAAAGATGAGGAAAACACAAACGCTGACAGACTAATGACACAG AGATGCAAGGACAAACTGAACTCTTTGGCTATTTCAGTAATGAATCAGTGGCCGGGAGTGAAGCTGCGCGTGACAGAAGGCTGGGACGAGGATGGACATCATTTTGAGGAATCATTACACTACGAAGGAAGGGCTGTAGATATAACCACCTCTGACAGAGATAAGAGCAAATATGGAATGTTATCCAGGCTTGCGGTGGAGGCGGGATTCGACTGGGTCAATTATGAATCCAAAGCCCACATTCATTGTTCTGTGAAAGCAG AAAATTCTGTCGCTGCCAAGTCTGGTGGATGCTTCCCAGGATCAGCATCAGTTCTCCTCGATGATGGTCGAAAGAAGCTGGTACAGGAACTGGAGTTTGGCGACAAGGTGTTAGCTGCAGACAAAGAAGGAAATATAGTTTCCAGTGATTTCCTCATGTTTATAGATCGAGATACAACAACACGGCGAGAGTTTTATGTTTTTGAAACGGAAAAGCCAAGTAGAAAGTTAAGACTGACGCCGGCGCACCTTGTCTTTGTCACCAATAACATTACCGATAGCGAAATGACTGCTGTGTTTGCCAGTAATGTACAGCCTGGTCAAAGGGTGTTTGTTGTAGACGAGGCACTAAATCGACTGAAGGCAGTCACTGTGGAAAGGATTTACGTGGAAGAATACGAGGGTTCATATGCCCCCATAACCTCGCAAGGGACCATCATAATTGATCATGTTCTGGCAAGCTGTTACGCGGTAATCGAAGATCACAAATGGGCGCACTGGGCATTCGCGCCAGTCAGGTTGGGTCACGCGCTGATGTCTTTGACAGGTCTGGTCAAGGAACGCAAGGACCTCCTTCAGAGCGATGGAATACACTGGTACACCGAAGTTCTATACCGCATAGGAACATTGCTGCTGGACAAAAACTCATTTCATCCACTTGGCATGTTACAAAGTTGA
- the dnajb6a gene encoding dnaJ homolog subfamily B member 6a isoform X1, which yields MVEYYQILGVQRNASQEDIKKAYRKLALKWHPDKNPENKEEAEKRFKELSEAYEVLSDANKRNIYDRYGKEGLTTNNGGGGGHYHNGDHFREGFTFRNPEDVFREFFGGRDPFADFFGGDPFGEEFFGGGRRHQRGVSRSRTGGPFFGGFGGFPPFGAGFTAFDPGFTSFGHMGHMGQMSPIGHMTHMGHMGGGGHGGFTAFSSTSFGGGGGGGGGGMGNFRSVSTSTKFINGRKITTKRIVENGQERVEVEEDGQLRSLTINGAKSNAAVQAVQQECRQTVTAHSSSDPASRSPVPRPYHHLKTSSHSPDTPEACPAPGHCDKKRKKLLSMPTVEVKKRKT from the exons ATGGTGGAATATTATCAAATCTTAGGAGTTCAAAGAAATGCTTCTCAAGAAGACATTAAAAAAGC GTACAGAAAATTGGCACTAAAATGGCATCCAGATAAAAACCCAGAGAATAAGGAAGAGGCGGAGAAAAGGTttaaagaactctctgaggccTATGAAGTTCTGTCAGATG CCAACAAGAGGAACATATATGATCGTTATGGTAAAGAAGGCTTAACAACAAACAATGGTGGAGGTG gTGGACATTACCACAATGGCGATCACTTCAGGGAAGGTTTTACCTTCCGCAATCCAGAAGATGTCTTCAGGGAGTTCTTTGGGGGTCGAGATCCTTTTGCTGATTTTTTTG GAGGGGATCCTTTTGGGGAGGAGTTCTTTGGTGGGGGGCGGAGGCACCAGAGGGGGGTGAGCAGGAGTCGGACGGGCGGACCCTTCTTCGGGGGATTCGGGGGCTTCCCACCATTCGGCGCTGGCTTCACGGCCTTTGACCCAG GTTTTACGTCTTTCGGTCACATGGGTCACATGGGTCAAATGAGTCCTATCGGCCATATGACTCACATGGGTCACATGGGTGGAGGTGGCCACGGCGGCTTCACtgccttctcctccacctcttttGGTGGCGGGGGCGGGGGCGGAGGAGGTGGGATGGGTAACTTCCGCTCTGTATCAACCTCCACAAAGTTCATCAATGGCAGGAAAATCACAACAAAAAG AATTGTGGAGAATGGGCAGGAACGGGTAGAGGTGGAAGAAGACGGACAGTTAAGATCACTAACCATCAATG GAGCAAAGTCTAACGCTGCAGTACAGGCAGTCCAACAGGAGTGCAGACAAACTGTAACTGCACACTCCTCCAGTGACCCCGCCTCCCGGTCCCCTGTTCCCCGCCCTTATCACCATTTAAAGACTTCCTCCCACAGTCCAGACACACCAGAGGCGTGCCCAGCTCCAG GCCACTGTGATAAGAAGAGGAAGAAACTATTGTCCATGCCGACAGTGGAGGTGAAGAAGAGGAAAACATAA
- the dnajb6a gene encoding dnaJ homolog subfamily B member 6a isoform X2, which translates to MVEYYQILGVQRNASQEDIKKAYRKLALKWHPDKNPENKEEAEKRFKELSEAYEVLSDANKRNIYDRYGKEGLTTNNGGGGGHYHNGDHFREGFTFRNPEDVFREFFGGRDPFADFFGGDPFGEEFFGGGRRHQRGVSRSRTGGPFFGGFGGFPPFGAGFTAFDPGFTSFGHMGHMGQMSPIGHMTHMGHMGGGGHGGFTAFSSTSFGGGGGGGGGGMGNFRSVSTSTKFINGRKITTKRIVENGQERVEVEEDGQLRSLTINGKEQPLRLDNK; encoded by the exons ATGGTGGAATATTATCAAATCTTAGGAGTTCAAAGAAATGCTTCTCAAGAAGACATTAAAAAAGC GTACAGAAAATTGGCACTAAAATGGCATCCAGATAAAAACCCAGAGAATAAGGAAGAGGCGGAGAAAAGGTttaaagaactctctgaggccTATGAAGTTCTGTCAGATG CCAACAAGAGGAACATATATGATCGTTATGGTAAAGAAGGCTTAACAACAAACAATGGTGGAGGTG gTGGACATTACCACAATGGCGATCACTTCAGGGAAGGTTTTACCTTCCGCAATCCAGAAGATGTCTTCAGGGAGTTCTTTGGGGGTCGAGATCCTTTTGCTGATTTTTTTG GAGGGGATCCTTTTGGGGAGGAGTTCTTTGGTGGGGGGCGGAGGCACCAGAGGGGGGTGAGCAGGAGTCGGACGGGCGGACCCTTCTTCGGGGGATTCGGGGGCTTCCCACCATTCGGCGCTGGCTTCACGGCCTTTGACCCAG GTTTTACGTCTTTCGGTCACATGGGTCACATGGGTCAAATGAGTCCTATCGGCCATATGACTCACATGGGTCACATGGGTGGAGGTGGCCACGGCGGCTTCACtgccttctcctccacctcttttGGTGGCGGGGGCGGGGGCGGAGGAGGTGGGATGGGTAACTTCCGCTCTGTATCAACCTCCACAAAGTTCATCAATGGCAGGAAAATCACAACAAAAAG AATTGTGGAGAATGGGCAGGAACGGGTAGAGGTGGAAGAAGACGGACAGTTAAGATCACTAACCATCAATGGTAAGGAGCAACCACTGCGACTGGATAACAAGTAA